The genomic DNA TCGGGAGGAGGAACATGGGTCCGCCGTACTCGCACCCCCAGTCGCCGAAGGGGAGTTGGAGCTTCTCCATAAACTCCAGGCCATTGAGCGTCGCATCGAGAGGGTTCGCGGGTTCAGGGAGAATCGGGAGGTCCTGCGCGGGGAAGCGAGGTCAGTCAGCGAACCAAGGCAAAGCTTTGCTGGTGCGAGCGAGGCATCTCGGAGTGGACTGACCAGGGGAAGGCCCAGGTAGTACTTGTCGGCGTAGGTCTGGGGCCAGTTCTTTGCagcttcatcgtcggcgcccaggTACTTCCAGGTGTGTCGGCCGTCCTCATCCTTCATGCGCCATCTCGTGCGATCGGTTTTGGCGTCGATGCGGGGCTTCTTGGGCCATTCTTGTTCAGCAATGGCTTCTGCGACGCGCTTGCGAGACTGGACCTGGATCGACTTGGCTTCGACGCCGGTTCCATTGCTCGAGGCGAGCGAAGATGGTTTCTCGGCGACCATTGTGCTCCCGAATTGGCCAATGTGGATTGGGCTTTGAGGGAGGAAGgcagagaggagagaaaacGAGAGAAAGGCGCGGGAGCTGGACGGAGCTTATTAAGAAAGAAGCCCAAGTCGAGATCGAAACcgaaggaggaagagagaggacaAATGTGAAGGCCAGTGGGATGCATGCATTTATTGAACGTTTGGCCCAGTCAAATCGCAGGACGCGGCGCCTTCCCTGCGGACTTGCGTACCTCCCAGAGGCGGTGTCCAGAAAAAAATGACGAAAATATGCATGTGCTACAGTGCTGTAATCGGGGGAAACCCACCACATCCTCGTCCAACACCCCTGCTCCCATCAGGATCCAGTGGAGAGATACAGAGTAGTGTACAGATATGGTTTGGGTGCTGCAGTGAGGCAGGCCCGCATGGGATGGTAGCCCATCACCATAACTGCAAGTGACAGTGCAGCAGCGCAGACTCAACAACGATGACAAGCCACCGACCGGTGTTTGACGTCCCGTTGTTTTGTCTTCGGCTGAGTTCTGGGTTTTTACTCGGTTGGCTCGGTTTGCGAATCGTCCTCCCACCCTCTGATTTCTTATACAGGGTTAAACCTACCTTCTGACAGATGCCAATTTTGCAATAACACGCCATCGCATTTGGCTTCAGGGGCTCGGGTGGTGGGAACCAAGAAAGCATGGATAAGATAAGCTACAAAGCTGTGGTAGCACGAGCCACCTTTTACCACCAATGGGATCCCACCCGGGGCAGCCAACCACGATTGTCCCCAGTGGTGGACCTCAACCAATAAATAATGCCAAAGTCCGGGCTTTTCATTGGTCTATAGGCCTTTCCGATGTGGAGACTATCTTCCCGTCCGTTCATGCATCCTTCCGCCAGTCTGCCCTTTCTACTGATGCTGCTCGTGACATCTGCCATCGCATCAGCGTACGAGCCATAGTGTCTGGTTCTTTGCTTCGCTTCCGGCACTCTACACTGATGCCGGTCTTGCCGATCTCCTGTGCGAATGGACTGTGCTATATCCACATTGCTCAACGGCCGCCAGCAGGGCCGACTAACGTCCCACCAGTTCTCTAACCCGAGTCAATCAAGCAACGTCGTGACCATCCCTGATGCAGACCTTGGTAGGAATGCCACaggcgccgccatcaccaagtTGGAAGACATTCTCGTTTCGGTCCAGGAGTCTCTGAATCGGAACGAAGAGATGTCTATCCCCTACAGGTGCCGCCCATCGTCGGCCAGTCAATCCGCCAGCAGCTCTGTCAGCTCCCGGCTACCCCGATCTGCGGTTCGTTTCCCTGGCCGAACGGTCCATGAAGCCACCAAATTCAGTGCGTGAGTGCACACTGCTGGTGCAGGTGGAATCTTCTGACATGTCCGTCATCCAGCTCGCTTGATGCGCATCTTGCAGATGTCTCTCGGCGCCCTGACAGCGGGCAGAACCATCACCAAGAGGTCTGTAGCAGCCACGCTCCTGCCTGCTTACACCGGGCTTTGCTAAAGGCAAGGAAACGCAGGAGCATCTACTATCAAGATGAGCATCTGTTCAAGCAGCAGAGCATTGTCGACAACCTCGTTGATGACCTGGCCTACACTCTAGGACTTGGCCGCGAGGACCTGGGCATCGTACGCCACCCCTGCGTTGTCGGTAGGTAGCCGTTTCTAACTATGAACCAGGTTGCCACGAGTAAAGGCTTGGTGGCAGGTCCCATCTTGATCCGCACCAAGCCTCAATCTGACCTCGACCCAATCCGGGGAACGCCGTCCGAGCTCGACGCGTCTTCAAGTGCTACAGTACGGTCGTCGAGGATTGCACCGTTCTGGCGAGGCTGGCTGACTATCTTAGGGTTTGCTCATACCTCCAGCGAGAGAAATCTCTCAGATTGATTTTGGTCCCGTGCGATGGGTACTGGTCATCGAGAAAGACGTACGACCCCTATATTTACCCTTGGTCGGCAGCTTTTACTGATTTCCAAAGGCCACCTTCCGCACACTGGCTGCGAGGAGATACTACGACACATCTACTTGTGGAAGTGGCATTCTAATCACGGTACGTAAACGTGGCTGATGATGGGTCTGTTACAGTCGAGCTTCTGCTGACACCCACAACAGGGTAAAGGCTATCCGGACCTCGTCACGAAGCAGTTTCTTCACCTCATCCACGACGTAAAACCGGAGCTGCCAATCTTGGCCCTTGTGGATTACGACTATgacggcatcgccatcatGCGATGTTACAGCCATGGTTCGCGAGGGCATGCGCATGAAAGAAACACAGTCGTCCCCAGCATGGCATGGCTCGGTATCAAGAGCGGCGACCTCGCGCCCCGTCAAGAGGAGGGCTCTGATGGCAGCCAGAGACCGCTTGGGCCCAACTTGTTCGAGCACTCAAGCTCCATCACTAGGAAAGACAGAAAATCGGCAGCCAGGTTAATCAGTGGAATTGATGAGGACGGCACTGATTACGACATTGATTGCAGGCGGGAGTTACAAGTTATGTTGTTTTTGGGCGCCAAGGCGGAAATTCAGGCTGTGGACGACGCGGGCGACACATCGAGTTGGCTCGACAGTCACATGAAGGAGCGTTTATTCACCTCATAGGAAAAAGCTCCCACGGGATCTCAAATGTTTGCGGGGGCGCAATCTAGAGGAGAGAGCATTTGACTTGGACTGGCGCATGGCCTTCATACACCAGAACGAACAGCGGAGGACTGTGCGGGGTGCGCCAAATGGCTGAAGGCACTGTACCTCCACACACATCACTCGAAAATTTCTACCTCAGTCTCAAGACTCATTCAGACCCTCAGACAGCGCTCATTAAAATCTCAGCAAAAATGGCTCCCAAACTCTCAGAAGAGGAGATCGATGATCTGATTTACCTGTCACGAgccggcgagctcgccgagcttcAAGAAACGCTCAAGACCCTGTCGGAGCGCGAGAACGcctccgtcggcgaggtcatcaccgccgccaaggatGAGGGCAAGTCGACCTGCCTGCACATGGCCGCGGGCAACGGCCACATCGGTACGCCCAACCCTCGCAGTTACCTCTCGATTTCTGcctgtttttgttttttgttATCGGCTAACTTTCCCCGGCAGATATTGTCAAGGCCCTGATCGCGGCCCTGGACGCGCGCCCCGctgacgagaagaaggcctACGTTGACGCGGCCAACGAGTTCGGCAACACGGGCCTGCACTGGGCGTGCCTGGGCGGTcacctcgaggtcgtcaaggtgCTCATGGCGCACGGTGCGTCGCCGGCTGCGGCCAACGACAAGGACCAGATCCCGCTCGACTCGGCCCTCTTCAACGGCAAGCGGGAGGTGGCGGACTGGTTCCTCGCGCAGTCGGAGACGATGGAGGGCGGCAACCGGGAGGACGGCCtcagcggcgccgcggcgggtgtcgagatcgaggacgacggcgaggaggcgggtgagaagacgaaggaggaggccggcgagggtaGCAAGGCTTCATAGACGGGGgccttttttttattttaatGAGTTAAAATCAAATGAGTGAACGACGACTGTTTTTTGTGGTTTGAGTGACCCAAATGACGAGCAGATCAGGGGCGAGAGAAGTAAGAGAAAAATGAGTACAGGCAATTGGGTCGTGTGTAAGCAAGCCTGTTGTCCTTTCATGAGTCTTgcgtcctcctcttcttcatcgcaAACTGATCCCCTTCTTCAGTGTCGTAATGTCGAATTGAGacacggggggggggggtccagGTGAAAGAGAGAAAGCAGAGCAGGTCGGGACCTCCGGGTCTTGACAGGTGAAGCAACACTTCTGGCAGTTGGATTCTACTGGTGTCTGGGTAATCTCCAAGCACATTACCTCGAGAGGGTGTCATGGGTAAACATAAGTGACTTGGTACGCTTTGTCGAGCAACTTTTCACGAACGAGAGCGGCCCCCGGCTAACTACATCAAATTTGGGTTGCACGGTTCCAAGCAGTTTTGCAGGGTTTGAAGTGTTTACCGATGAGAGACGCACACTACGCAACATATCCTGTTGATGCGAGAATGTATCCTCGAGCATGTTTCGCCATGAGACCTGGCTACCTCATATCACTGGAGGCAGACGTCGCAGCGCTGTGATAGGTTCCCGAGTCAGGAGACTGGTGGTGCATCCATGCGGATTCGCTTCGCCCTGTAGGGCCACCAGGGCGTGTGTCAGCCGGCAAGAGGACGACGATCACGTTGATGGGAGAAACAGATATTTTGCATGAATGTTGGGCGTTTCCATGGTTGTGTTTGACGAAGGCGGAGGCATCGCCGCGCTAGGATCTTGCCAAACGGGGTCTCGGTGTGACTCGACACTTCGAGAGCCCCCAAAACACACCCATGGCTTCAGCGGTCGGTGTGCTATTAAATGCGATTGACTGCTGTGTTTTCTCGGGACAACTACTACAAGTTCTAACTTTTCTTGTCCCCGCGTCTCATCTCGATCTCACCTGACAGTCCTAGTTTCCCTCGCCCTACAAACATACCAGAAAACCCTTCCGGGTCAAGACTGAATTAGACTCACTCATGGCGCATCAAGAGCCACGGGCcctcaccgaggccgagctccgCCGGTACAAAGACTGTGCCGACGAGAACGCCAAGCTCGCAGAGTGCTGGGCAAGTCATCAGGTCGTCATCATAGCCTGCGAGCCATCCGACTCCTACAAGTACGCAGGAGAGAGAAACTCCCGAGCCGTCGCAATACACGTCATGTCGCCGGCCGAGAAACCCGTGTGGGGCCAATCCCGAAGGCCCcgacagcggcagcaacagccgTCCCGGCAACTGTACCAGACGACAATTCGCTTCCTGGAACGGTCCAAAGAGAACAAGAGCTCCCAGCCGAGGCCGTGGCACACGAAGATGGGATCGCACGAAGTATTCGAGATGTACTCATTCGACGCGCGGGAAAAGGCCCGGGAGACGTTTGACGAGCTGGGCGCGGCGTACGTGACGGTATGCATCGTGAGCTACGACGTGCGCGAGACGACGCGCGCGATGGACGGGTTCGGCGTGAGGATGCCGGCGGGCGCAGTGCTAGTAGACCTAGTCAAGGTTCTGGAACACCAGACGCGGGACGAGGGTATCCCGGAGGAGCTGAGCGAGTACACGAACGAGAATATCGCGGTGAGGAACGGGCGGTATGATCGCCGGCCCGGGACGCCGACAGGCCCGCTCGGGATGCCGAGTGTGCGACTCCTGGAGGTGCTCGGCCCGGCTGCCGCGGGACACCGCGCGGACTTTAAGAGAACCAAGAAAGGGAGCGCTGCGTTGAAAAGAATTGCGAGCAGGATCCGGAACGGTTAAAAAGTCCACGAGAAAGGCGGACACTCAACTTGGATGTACTGCAATTATTCCTCAATATTAGATGCATTGCCTCTTGTCTGAGCGTCACACTGGTGGGTGACTGTGCCAGCGCTGTGATAGACCGCCCGACATGTTTGATTAGAACCTGGGATGAGTACATGCATGGCATGAAGTAGCAGACAGGCTCAACGCGATGCATGTTGTGTGCGACGGATCGGCTACGGCACCTGGTCTGTGGGAGATGAAAGTTCTGGGAGGCCGATAAACATGATTCCCGGAAGACGGCATGCTGTAGACCCATACAGTGCTCACATCCAGTGTGTTTACAGTGAATAGCGAGTGTACGAGCGCGTGGGGGTCCACACTCGAGGTACGTACTCACTCGTAGTACTTCCTTTGGCATGCATGAGTGTAGGGATGTATGGGGAAGAGGGGCGttttggggggaggagcgccctcttcttctacttcttcttcgtcccccCCGCGGTGGTCCGGGCGGCTGAGGCGCACCTTTGCCAATCCCCAATTCCGTCTCATCTCATCCCCAatctcactcactccccATCCATCGCGACGGCTTCACGGCGTTTCTTACATCTTGGCGCATCTCATTCACGCTTATGGCACAGAGTTCCACAGCTGCTCAAGCTAGCTGATCGACTGCGCGGTCTCGTGGAGATCTGCATTACGAATCACATACACGCctgtcgacgatgccctcaTAACAGGCTTTGATGGCCAGTCATCCATCTCCCGGTCAGCATGGCGGTGCTGGGCCCAACTACAAACGCGCCAGCCGCAAAGGAGCACCTCGTCGCTTTGTTTGCAACCATCCCGGGTGTGATAAATTGTATTCGAGGGCCGAGCACCTACAAAGACACCAACTGAACCGTGAGACCGTACCACTCGCTGGCTGTGTGTGCTGTGGCCCACGCCGACTGACCCGATTTCGGCAGACGATCCGAAGGAGATCTTCGTTTGCGACGTGCCGGGCTGCGACCAGAAGTTCGTTCGCGCCGACTTGCTTTCGAGACACCAAAAACGGCACTCGTCCACGTATATCCCAAGGAATCGCGCCCCCAGCTTCAGCACTTCTGTCgcatccgccgccgtctcgtcgccgacatcagCTGGCCTCTCGCGGTCCACTTACCCTCAGCACTCCTCGTCAGGCGGGCCTCATGACGCCGCGATTCTTCTCACGCCCGGCTCCGacgcgacgccgacgccgaccacAGCCGCAACCAACCCGTCCCTGACCCAGCAAGCCGCAAGGCTAGGCCAGCCCTCAACGTGGCCATCCATCGACGACATGGCCGCGGACATGATGCGTCCGAAGCCCAACTTCTACGTCCGCGAACAAGTCTCCCTGCCCGAAGCACCGCCTTTGATGCCGTCTTACACCTCGGTTAGCTTCCAGCCGGACGAGGCCTTATCGAGGGAGAACTTTGCCATGTGGTTGTTTGATTCCCAAGCGAGTTTCAGCGAGTTCAACGGGGTCGCCAATATCCCTTTTCTGGAAGGCGGTCTCGAATCAACCTTTAACAACAACATCCACTATGACTACGAGTCCCTCACCAGCCGCTCGCAGCTGGACCCTACCCCGCCACGTCAGGTCGAAGTCAGCGACGAACTCATCAGCGAACACAGGCGGCAGGAGGTCCTCCGTTGGCTCCAGGTTTTCCGGCAGAAACAGCCCAAGTATGAGCCGCGCATCGTGAGCCTGGTGCAAGAGAGCGGCGGAGACCTGCCTGCCCTGAACCTGGACATGATGAGGGACTGCTTGCAGGAGTACTGGAAGAACATCTCGCCGAGACTACCGATAGTCCACCAGCCGACCTTTTCGTCCAATCGCTGCCCCATCTTGCTCCTCATGGTGATGATTGCTCTCGGGGCCGCATCCTTGAGTAGCAGAGACTCGACGGGTAACCTGGAACAGTATGGAGGGTTCGCTGATGTCGTCATATCCAGCATCCGCTGGGAGATCctcaccgccgacgaagcATCACCGCCGGTGGGCCTGTACGTCGCCCAGTCGCTGTTGCTGCTTGAGTTTTACGAGAAGATGTTCTCCTCCAGGCGCATGCACGAACGAGCGCACATCTATCATTCCGCCACTCTGACCCTCCTGAGAAGAGGGAGCCCCCTGATCGGTAGAGCAGGAAGCGAATCGCCGCCGGAAGAGGCAGCCCCGACAGTGAACGAtggctcctcgtcggacTCCAGGACATGGTGGATCCGATGGGCCGAAAGCGAATCGATGCACCGCGTCGTTTTTGCTGCCTTCATGATGGATATCATCCACGCGCTCACGTTCGGGCATTCTGCCGACATGGCACCTCACGAGATCCGGCTTCCGCTGCCATGCGACGACGGGCTCTGGACCGCCGCGACGCCCGATGTGTTCCGCCAGCTCGACAGCAACTACCGGATGTACGGCATCAAACAAGTCTCGTTCCTTGACGGACTCAAGAGCGCCCTGCACGGCCAGGAAGTCAAGACGCACACGTTTGGGCGCATGATCATCATGTCTGGATTGCTCAGCGTTGGCTGGCACCTGTCCCATCGGGAGTCTCACACCAAATGGCTTGACCTGCGGACTCCTAGCGCCGAGTCACGAGACGGGTGGAAGAAGATTCTTCTAAGGGCTTTTGATGAATGGAAAGAAAGCTTCGACAACGCGGTTGGTGCAAACGACACACCCGAGGTCCCCGGCCAGCCGTCCACCTCGAACGGCCCGATCCactcggccgccgtgctTTATCATCTCGCACACATAAGTCTCCGCGTGGACATCGTCGACTGTCAGGTATACGCCGGGGCAAAGTATCTGGTCGGGCGCAAGGTCTCCACCCGTGATTATGCCAACGCAGTCTCGCGAATGAGAACCTGGTCGAACGCTCCTTCGACCCGCCACGCCGTCCTCCACGCCTTCAAACTCCTCTACCACGTGCTGGTTGACCAGCGAGGACCCAAACGGCGGACGAGCAGCTTCGACTCCCTTCCCGAGCCCGTCTCGGTCTTCTACTCCTGCCGCACCGAGCCGGACCCTCACCGGCCGTGGGTCATGTTCTACGCGGCCCTGACGATCTGGTCCTTTGTCCAGGCGCTTGGTATGCCGAGCAAGAACGCGCCACCGGGGAGGTACAGCGAGATCGCGCGTTACCTGGCGCATTTCGCGGCCTTGGATGAGCTCACGGATGAGGCGGCCCGGGACCTCAACGACAGACTGCCAGAGTTGCTGGATCTGCTGGGGACCAGCCTGCAGCAGTCCCATTCGGAGATCATGAGGGAAGCGAGCCAGAGGCTGAAGCGTTGCTGTGACATGATGAGGTCATGAGGGACTCCTGCTTCTGAGCCCACAAACGCATAGAGGGTTTCTCGTACCCAAAGAACAATGCTGTCATGTTGAGCGGTTTGCGACTCGTCTGAAGCTTACGCCGACGACTTGCCAGACGATGTTATGAAACCCGGAGGCGCCTGAGAACAACAGTCACATTTGTGCTTCGTGTTCCAAGTATGGACAGGCCACATCGTATCTGACGTGGAGCTAAGCATTTCGGAAGGTAAACCGCAATTGCGACGGTTGTCACTTTGAAGTAACGGTTTCGCGTCAGGAACTGACAGTACAGTAAACTAGATTGGTGTGGTATCTACAAAAGTCCTACGGACAACTATGTGCCATTCGTCCAGTAACGTGCCAAGAGGTCTCAGCAATCTCTCAGGTACACATCGGCACGACCAAGAACGTCATCGGGAAGCAGTCCGGCGACGTGTCGGACATCTCGGACCCGATCACTGAGCCGGTGTCGAAGTATTCGTCGTATAGGGGGCAGTACTGGAACGTGTCGACTTGGAAGAAGGCGCCGCTACAGTTGAGCTCCTTGTAGCCCCCAGCGAACTGCCCGGACGGCGGGATCATGTTGCAGTAGATGTAGTACCACTTGCGCAGGTCGACGAAGGGCTCTGGCAGGAACTCTACGAG from Colletotrichum higginsianum IMI 349063 chromosome 3, whole genome shotgun sequence includes the following:
- a CDS encoding Type IIB DNA topoisomerase — translated: MDCAISTLLNGRQQGRLTSHQFSNPSQSSNVVTIPDADLGRNATGAAITKLEDILVSVQESLNRNEEMSIPYRCRPSSASQSASSSVSSRLPRSAVRFPGRTVHEATKFSASLDAHLADVSRRPDSGQNHHQEVCSSHAPACLHRALLKARKRRSIYYQDEHLFKQQSIVDNLVDDLAYTLGLGREDLGIVATSKGLVAGPILIRTKPQSDLDPIRGTPSELDASSSATVRSSRIAPFWRGWLTILGEISQIDFGPVRWVLVIEKDATFRTLAARRYYDTSTCGSGILITGKGYPDLVTKQFLHLIHDVKPELPILALVDYDYDGIAIMRCYSHGSRGHAHERNTVVPSMAWLGIKSGDLAPRQEEGSDGSQRPLGPNLFEHSSSITRKDRKSAARLISGIDEDGTDYDIDCRRELQVMLFLGAKAEIQAVDDAGDTSSWLDSHMKERLFTS
- a CDS encoding Ankyrin repeat containing protein yar1, with amino-acid sequence MAEGTVPPHTSLENFYLSLKTHSDPQTALIKISAKMAPKLSEEEIDDLIYLSRAGELAELQETLKTLSERENASVGEVITAAKDEGKSTCLHMAAGNGHIDIVKALIAALDARPADEKKAYVDAANEFGNTGLHWACLGGHLEVVKVLMAHGASPAAANDKDQIPLDSALFNGKREVADWFLAQSETMEGGNREDGLSGAAAGVEIEDDGEEAGEKTKEEAGEGSKAS
- a CDS encoding Zinc c2h2 type domain containing protein, whose amino-acid sequence is MAVLGPTTNAPAAKEHLVALFATIPDDPKEIFVCDVPGCDQKFVRADLLSRHQKRHSSTYIPRNRAPSFSTSVASAAVSSPTSAGLSRSTYPQHSSSGGPHDAAILLTPGSDATPTPTTAATNPSLTQQAARLGQPSTWPSIDDMAADMMRPKPNFYVREQVSLPEAPPLMPSYTSVSFQPDEALSRENFAMWLFDSQASFSEFNGVANIPFLEGGLESTFNNNIHYDYESLTSRSQLDPTPPRQVEVSDELISEHRRQEVLRWLQVFRQKQPKYEPRIVSLVQESGGDLPALNLDMMRDCLQEYWKNISPRLPIVHQPTFSSNRCPILLLMVMIALGAASLSSRDSTGNLEQYGGFADVVISSIRWEILTADEASPPVGLYVAQSLLLLEFYEKMFSSRRMHERAHIYHSATLTLLRRGSPLIGRAGSESPPEEAAPTVNDGSSSDSRTWWIRWAESESMHRVVFAAFMMDIIHALTFGHSADMAPHEIRLPLPCDDGLWTAATPDVFRQLDSNYRMYGIKQVSFLDGLKSALHGQEVKTHTFGRMIIMSGLLSVGWHLSHRESHTKWLDLRTPSAESRDGWKKILLRAFDEWKESFDNAVGANDTPEVPGQPSTSNGPIHSAAVLYHLAHISLRVDIVDCQVYAGAKYLVGRKVSTRDYANAVSRMRTWSNAPSTRHAVLHAFKLLYHVLVDQRGPKRRTSSFDSLPEPVSVFYSCRTEPDPHRPWVMFYAALTIWSFVQALGMPSKNAPPGRYSEIARYLAHFAALDELTDEAARDLNDRLPELLDLLGTSLQQSHSEIMREASQRLKRCCDMMRS